The Anolis carolinensis isolate JA03-04 chromosome 2, rAnoCar3.1.pri, whole genome shotgun sequence genome contains the following window.
ggaatgtgggcagggtctGCAATGCATCGTGTGATGGcgcatggcaggccccatccttgcaGTGAAATGAAGTGGTAAAAtgtcccatgtgaagaggtctatAATCCATTTCCCAGGATTcgagtgtagatccaccctaagtctaaaatttagggtgAGGGAAGGCTAAAGGAACTTGGAGGACCACCTTACTTTGGGGTCCCCTGATCTAGAACAACATCATACAGTGATGTGAAAAACTGCAGAAATTTAAtttttacatttttcctatttcttACATGCACAGAGTATTACCATCCCCATGAGCAGGACAGTAACCTTTTCAGCTTTCTAGATACCTTAGCATtataatcttttaaaataaaccaTTCTTTATAGCCTAGTTTAGAGTTAAGGTCTAAAAACATTATCTTAAAGTGTTTTTTATAATGTATGTTTACCCATACTAATTTTATTGGGTGCCCAGCATATTGACATATTGACAGAAACTGTCGATATGAACCAAGAAAGCTAAGAAACGGAAGTAAACAGTCAGTGGATTTTTCTGTTTTAATCTGCTTTCTTTGAAATGTAGGTAGCATGAGATGTAATGATAACActcgtttgttttgtttttatatttgtttggGAGTTTTTGTCATTAGCTTTCCAAAACATTTGGTTTTAAAGGCCAGGATTCTTTTAGGTCATGTCTTGACTTGTACAAATATATatcaataacaaaataaaattggaagaaGCTTTTGCTTGCTGACAAAGAGTTCAGCAGTCCATGAAATCAATCCTGTTCCTGAAAAATTGTGTAAACTGTTGTAATGCACTTTGGCACAAAACAATAATCTTCACTTCTGAGAAGCAGTTATACATTTTGGACTAGGCTCATTTGGTCTCAGTCAACCAAACTAAGCTTAAAGCCCTGGTGATCATACTGTCAAGTGATTTctagaaaagaagggaggaatgtCCTCATGTCAAGATCAAAAGGAACCCAAAATTCTAATTAATATTGTAAACACCAAATCCACCTGACTGCCATCTGTGATTTCATTTATTCACATCAAACAAAATATATCCACGCTAAgccttttctaggtcttccagcattacTCTATTATATTCTtaggccagaagtccttcatttcaatagggaacATTATTACCCCCAATTTTGCATATCCATGTGAAGTCTGGAAATGTAACTCCCATtgatatgggggttgtactgaATGGGTTTGGAGTTCTCAGTACAGGTTGAGATGAAATGTTCATGTGTTTGTTCACAAATACCAGTAGACCTTAGACTTGAATGTTTCCTATTTCTCATTCCATTCTGTTGGGATTCAGAAAAGTTCAGAAATAATATCCTAatctgttgctgaaggctttcatggttggaatgtTTGGGTGCTGCAGACACAAATTAAAGAACTAATTCAACtggagaagtcagctatagcagagcacttgatgaaccaacctggacacagaataaggacgccaagatctttttcagacgtactgctgtcgagccaggtgtcgcGTATTTTATAcctttgcttttcattttttttctgcctaaattgagtatcttgcatttctccctgttgaacttcattttaataAAGTGGCATCTAAATAATATAGTGCATTACCTCTGGAAATTTCTTCTTTTGAATATACTCTGTCACAGCAGGATCAAAGTACTTTGCATAACCCTCATTCATGCTGtagattttccctttctttttgatTTTCACATCTTTTTCCACCAAAATGAATTCGCCAAGTGCCTGAAAAATAGTTAATTAGTGAAGGAGTTAGTAAATGTTGTAAAGATCACCTTTCTGAAATTCAGAAGACACTTTTCATGTAATTCAACCAAATTCACCTTTTTATTTTGAAAGTCAAAAGCAAACAGGCACTCCTGTATCAGAAAGCATGACCTCCAGTACTGCATCAGATTCCCCAAAAGTATTCATTTCACAGTACTTCTCTTCCAGCCAATTCATAGCCACCAATCCTCAACATTTAGACTGCAACTCTTGTTCTAAGCCGTATCTCTGAAGAATAGCACCTTACCCAAACAATCTGGAAGTCATTCTGTTTCATTACCTCTCATCAAGTAATTATTCTAGACTATTAACCAATAATCAGTCTAACAAGAGGATTGTCTTTttttggaaaaacaaaacaaaacaaagcaatacCCTACAAAAGAAACccacatttcagggggaaattatTGACAGGATATAGATAGCAATGGTGGGTCACCCTTcaaatgttgctggactacaacttccatcacacCTCACCAGCATGGTGATGGAAGTTACAATCCAACAGTATCGGGATTGTTCTATACTTCCTCATCCCACTTTAAGGTGCTTTGCAGTAAATCAAGGGCTTTGTGGTAGTGTAGGGAATGGATGTAGAGATCAATGTTACAATGTTCTGTATTGCGCCTCTCTACATTAGGGCAACTGCTCTACTTTGGAAATATGTCATTTACCTGCCATTTAAGGGGGCACTATAATCACAAAGGGAAGGTATCTAGTAACTAGATGCCCACAGTCTCAAGTAATACCTACCGACAGCAGACGAGCCTATCTTCCTACAATTCCAGTTTTCCATCCttttgtgataaagtcctaagtcaTGACTAAACTGGAATTACCTGCTCTTTCTATATTTgtttcctcattttttaaaaatgaacaaagcattGCCAAATGGACAATGAATTCTGTATCTACGGCAGTACGCAGGTTTGTATCTTATTCCAGAAACAAGCAGGTGATTACTTTGAGATGATAAATAAGACTATTAGTGATACCATTCAGTGTATTCTCGGTAAGATTTTAAACACACATCCTCATTAAGGTACATCTTTGCCAAGATTTTTGAAGATACATCCTACTGAACAAGCATCTTATTGAGATAAGGAATTGGATGTGCATCCAACACCTACATTTGAATGAATGGCCTGAGGTCTTCAACTCATGTTACAATCTACACTGCAAGGGGGCATAACTGTAGGACACCTATGGGTGATACAATCTGCATGATATGATTTATAGTCTTAGTATTAGAGGAAAGGTGCCTTGCCTCTGAGGACTCTTTTTGCAATTCTGACATGGCTGCTTAGTGCCAAAGAATCAAGCATAAATTGCAGGATGTTGTTGCTCAGATAtaaacttagggtgcatctaaactgtagaatgaatgcagttttacaccactttaattttCTGTTGACCTTAAGAttaagttgctgacctgaaggttgccgtttcgaatccgcaagacagggtgagctcctgactgtcagctctagcttgtgggaacatgagagaagcctcccagcaggatggtaacacatctgggcatcccctgagctaCATCTCTGCAGATgaccaagtctctcacaccagaagcgacttgcagcatgttctcaagtcgcttctgacataattttaaaaaatccactttaattgtcatggctcaatgctgtgaaatcctgagATTGCTGGTTTGGTAAAGTGTCAGCCCTCtttgatcttgtaaaactacaactcccaggatttcatcacattgagctgtggcagttaaagtggtgtcaagctgcattcattgtacagtgtCTGAAAGTTTATGCATTCAATTTTGGTCTTTAAGGTTCTACAAGATCTCTTTACATACAGATATTTGAAACTAAACTagactatgtctttgaattctaccaTAAGGTGAAGTTTGTGGACATATTTGTACTCTTGTTCACAAGAATTAGATacccattacagtgttccctcactactttgcagttcacttttcacagattcactgttttgcggtttttcaataaactctaaaagactattataaattataaaaaaattacaatttacagcctaaggaaggaaggaaggagtagcagaagggagagaaaaggagccaggaggcaacaggaagagaaggaggcgattgatcaacacacaattagttgataaagacttaaaatagtatataactactaaaataatttcACCTACATTGCCTTTGTCTTAGGCTGAATATGCACTGGCCTATATACCagaatatgatcccagattatcttcttatcccaaattatctagcagtgtaactttatataatccagttcaaagcaggtaatctgggatcagatcctgggatatagggcagtgtagatccagccatagtttaCACAGAGCAAATTGTTTGTGACCTCTATATAGTTCTACTTGAAAAAGGAGCAAATGAGTAAAAGGCAGCCCTATGCAATATTTGTTGAGCAGCTAACACCTTTACATTTTCCTTAAGTTCATGTTTAGATGGCCTTAGTAGATCCATTCTCAACATTTCTGCACTTGTTGCATCCTATCTGATGCTTCTACATCATTTCCCCCAGATTTCTTCTCCCTGCTGGCTACATAATTTACTGCATTGTTGCTGTAATGATACCATGATAGGATGATGTCGGAAACCCAACACAGAATGCAGGTTGAAAGCATGTTGCAGAAACTTACATGGGGACTGATTTCCATATGGAATATACAGGACTCAGAAACCTTAATTTCtagactaaaactcccagaatccacatcTATCCTGCCTATTCTCCAGGCTCTGAGAATATGAGTTGGCAACAGAAGATGGAATAATGCTAGCAATTGGTATTTGTACAGTACCGGATCCAGCATGAAGAAGTCCACTCCTTGCCCGGTGGAAAGGGCCACCAGCGTCGCACTGCCATACAAAGCATAGCCTGCAGCGACAATGTTGCGTCCTGGCTGTAAGGCATCTTTTTCTGAAGGCTCATCCTCTGTTGTCttagggaagaagaaaaagataaggAACAAAAGGAAACACAAATGCAAATAAGAATTTCTCTTAAACATAGAATTAGAGACTTCTCTTTGGAAACAGACCTTTGCCTAATAGTTGACTTTGGTGgaattagagatttctagatagaacaTTTTTATTCAAGTCCATGAATAATCACATCTGGATAAATCAAAACCACACATGTGTACAGATGACTGAACTGTGGTTTCAACTTCTGGAGGGCTTTAAAACTCATAAACAGCACAGGGACATTCCAAGAACAAGTGAGAAAATTAGACACTGTTTATTCATTCTCCAGAAAttacttttttcccctttcatatATCAACTTACCTTCTTGTAGATAGCAAATATTGTACCTATTGAAGCTAAACAGTCTATATTGGAAGAGCCATCTAGTGGATCAAAGCACACCACATATTTACCCTGAAATACAAAAATTGAAAGCTGTCATAAATGACATGTTTATCAGGACAAAGTCACATTCACAGTTGGATGGGAATGATTTTTAATTTATAAAGCAAAATGGGTTTTTTTAGCAAACAGAATTAGATTGGAAAACTGTGCATCAATGTAAGCACATAGTCCTACAAAATAATGAATGCTAAAATGTAGAAAATTGGTAGAAAATACTCACATACATAACATTTACAAGGGCTTCTGGAGAAGTTATAAAATCAGTTGAACAGATATATTGCATCTCCTCCTGAATGATACTACTGGAGGTGCTCCACTTTTGCTGTGGTTAAAAGGTGCACTATTGACAATATCTCCCCTACTCCCTTATTTTTAAATTAGAGAAAACATGAAGTTGAATTGTAGCTGGAgcacttagagattcctaggaaagtgttctctctaggaatatctaaatTCTCAAGCATTACTTTGTAGTCAACCACCCTGGAGGAcatggagattcctagagagaacattttaaatctgcaaaaaagaaaatctgcaaaagttaaaccaacAAACCTGCATGACGGTGACTGCAGAACATTTTTACTGTTTTTGGAAATTACGGGCTTTTCAATAAAATCATTTATTTAGCCCATACTACAAACTTGCTAGTATAAACTTCCAAACCCTGTGAAGTTCTATAAACTGTAGTTCTTTGAAAGACGGCTAATGCCAAACAGTCAGACAAAACTACAGTATCCAGGATTACAATTAGTGGCTGTGCTTGTGCcaagtgaggccccttctacatggccatataatccagtgtatcAAAGTAGACAATCCAcatgatctgttttgaactggattatatgagtcgacactgctatataatccagttgaaagcaggtaatctagattttatttcgcagtgtagaagggacctcagactCATTCCCTTCCCTACCCTCTTTAGTTTTCTAATCTCAAACTAATTTCTTTTGCAATGCAGCTGCGCCATCTACTGCTACATGAAATAACAGACACACTTCCCAATCCCTTCAAAAGTGGATATACACACCCTCTTTTCTTTTGGTGTGATGATTGCTTCTTTATTCTCCTCTGAAACCAAGACACAAGTGCTGTAGGAGGACTGTAGCATGTTAATAACCAGAGAGTTTGAGAGTACATCCAGCTTCTTTTGCTCATCCCCAGTCACATTCACAGAGCCTGCTATGCCAAACCTATGGGAAGAAGGGCACACTATTAATATTGTGGTGGCGTACCAACATATTTCATATAGGCCATCCAGCAGGTTTCCAcggccaagcagagatttgaaccctgcttCCAGGATTGTAGTTTAATGACCAAACTAAATGCCACACTACATCATTCACAAATCAACTATTAGTGATAAAAACGGTCTTGCTAAGGCCCTTGAGAAATAACTGAGGCCACTTATGTGTGATTTGTAGCCCAGTCATGCACACTGGGGCTAgaactacactgccaaataatccagattatcaaatcagagaaTCCATTTTGTCTGCTTTGaatcagattatatgagtctacactgtcatataatgcagttcaaaacaaataatctggattttactgtatatggtagtgtagatggggcctgagaggtAACACCTCTTGATTTAGGCTTGATCTACGCTGTCATTATAATCCATTATCTGATGGcgtataatctggttcaaatgaAATAATCTgtaatcagaaactggattacacaacagtgtagatggagcctagtTTGAGGATATGCGTGTTTAGGAAAACTTGAAAACTGCTCCTCCCAACTGATTAAGTCAATCGACTCTCAAACCATCCATCCATTCAACATGAGTGACTTCTACTGCTGAAGGTCTCCAGAGGATGAATACAAAATAAAGCACAGTGGTATAAAATTAAAACACCGGTAAGTCTAGAAAATAAGACATAATATAAACTCCAgttaaatgtcattttaaaaccCAAGAGCAGCCATAAATAGTGCAAGAAGAGCTTAGAAAAGGGTTACTTTTTGGACTTCGCCTCTCAGAATTCTCCAGTCAACATGGCCATAggtgtaatccaaaaagtaatttttcaagcTGTTCAGTTTAAGATACTGAAGTCCTAGAATATCAATAACATCCAATCCTATTTGGTCTTCATATAACACCGAAACGTTGGAATCAGATTGACACCTTTGGGGAGGATAATCCACAGCTGGATGACCAGAGCTCAAAAGGCCCATTTGTAAGTAGCCACCCTCTGAATATTTTATTCATGCTAATAGCATGacacttggagatctctcattcatagtggATCAcacgggctatccagtccaacctcttgccattaAAACTGTGTGAAAGAAAAAAAGTCAGTGTAGTGTAATGGTTGAGTTATGACATGGGGACCATGGTTCAAATCTTTGTCAggtcatgaaaatccactgggtgaccttagggaaGTCCTACCTTCTCAGTCTTAGAGAAAGGTAaagccaaaccccctctgaacaaaccctGTCAATCCccaacccaccccccacccccccgcaAGAATCCATGACAGGTTCATTTTACAGTTGGTATAAATcggagatgacttgaaggcacacaataacaacaaagattATTCTCCCTTGCATTTTTACATCCTGATGTGCAATATAATCATAACCAATTGTCAAATATTTTGCTTCATAACTATGGGCATAACAGGTAATAATTAACATGGCCATCATTCTAAGTAGGGCTCTTTCACTCTGGAATCAGAAGAAACACCCATATTACAGCCTAGTGAAAGAAGTGATGAAACATCAGTTATGAGAGAAATGGTTCTCCTTGGCGCAGTGTTAAGCATATTTACTCTGAAGCAACTCCAACTGAGTTCAGTGGAGCTTATCTTCTAATGATTGTGCTTAAAGTGCAAGTTTAAGGCATAACTAATGCATAGGTAATAAGCTTCACAGTTCACAGTGGTATTTGTTTTCAGTTAGTGCTGCAGTTACTTCTGGTCTAGGTTGTGTCACTTAGGTTagatctacacagccctatatttcaTTGactgatcccagatcatctgctttgaactggattatataaatgcaACTTCTGATGCATCTTGTTACATTAGAAACTAAGTTGGGCAGTTTGACCTTTATGTGGATCTATGGGCCATCTTCTTTGACCTTGACAGCAGTAAAGATGGTAGAAAAAGACAGCAGGCTATTCTTGTTTCTTTCAGCTGTGTGCATAGTGTTAAAGCAACATATATGGATTgcataatccacattattggcATAGATGCAATGCAAC
Protein-coding sequences here:
- the LOC100561746 gene encoding fructose-1,6-bisphosphatase isozyme 2, with product MSDRSPFETDMLTLNRFVMEKGRRVKGATGELTQLLNSILTAIKAISSAVRKAGLAHMFGIAGSVNVTGDEQKKLDVLSNSLVINMLQSSYSTCVLVSEENKEAIITPKEKRGKYVVCFDPLDGSSNIDCLASIGTIFAIYKKTTEDEPSEKDALQPGRNIVAAGYALYGSATLVALSTGQGVDFFMLDPALGEFILVEKDVKIKKKGKIYSMNEGYAKYFDPAVTEYIQKKKFPEEGAAPYAARYVGSMVADVHRTLVYGGIFLYPANQKSPKGKLRLLYECNPIAFIIEQAGGVATTGTEAVLDVKPESIHQRVPFVVGSTEDVQEYLSFVQKHQKSS